The stretch of DNA CATCACCATCATGTCTTTATTTCCACGTCAACGCCGGCGGGGAGGTCGAGCTTCATCAGCGCGTCCACCGTCTGCGGAGTGGAATCGTAGATATCAAGCATTCGCTTGTGAATTCTGGTTTCGAATTGCTCGCGCGACTTCTTATCCACGTGCGGCGAACGCAGAAC from Candidatus Zixiibacteriota bacterium encodes:
- the rpsJ gene encoding 30S ribosomal protein S10; the encoded protein is MTGQKIRIKLKAYDHYSLDKSTKEIARTVLRTGARIAGPIPLPTKRTVYTVLRSPHVDKKSREQFETRIHKRMLDIYDSTPQTVDALMKLDLPAGVDVEIKT